One genomic segment of Streptomyces sp. RerS4 includes these proteins:
- a CDS encoding AIPR family protein, whose product MYDGTETDGPQIRFIRDALTREFSDLIDLSDCAALPEANREQVFLSRALAARAARLLADVDSAEAADCVTDGRDDRGIDAIAFSRETPEIWLIHAKWSYRGRARLATADILKLIEGLNRLTELQYDKFNPRFQRLAERVDKVLLSPGCKIHLVVAVAGDGHLSADVSSLLSDAASAYNELGDIVDSQVLDIADFHSAILSETAPPPIDLALTFTGGFHLATQPHVSYTGMVSAAEPADWYAQFGARLYEDNIRRYLGPTSVNRAISATLAEDPQTFGYYNNGITVLCDSVSAAPLFSGRRPARLTLHNARVVNGAQTITSIAHAHQNDPDAVAQACVLVRVIRVGDADKGLAARITAAGNAQNRVESRDFIALDSKQAFIRADFRVSLGKDYVYRRGALAPVGEAGCTVDEAATALACAHPDATLVARLRSDSSSLWDPAPDGGYARLFEPRPPAREIWRAVQLVRKVNESLHATAPGLGGHAAAVCDRGSLLVAHVVFRAVGPIDTDEPGAEWEDRMASVPELTHRVLLHLAHAVQALFSRHTFLNSVFASPVRCRDLAAAVLHSLHTGQDSFPEPEVPARRLRRPNSVPLLVAHERILDGTQVVYRPGPTEESTLGAWLNADPRRFLATWVNDTRRPLVWAADGKQYSPTGLVRLIWDQAEWREAPVAVAGASRWLVPGEGTLDELARELFEISHGSEASESPETDDRDGR is encoded by the coding sequence ATGTACGACGGGACGGAAACCGACGGCCCGCAGATCCGGTTCATCCGCGACGCACTCACCCGCGAGTTCAGCGACCTCATCGACCTGAGCGACTGCGCCGCCCTCCCCGAGGCCAACCGCGAGCAGGTCTTCCTGTCACGGGCGCTCGCGGCGCGCGCTGCACGTCTGCTGGCCGACGTCGACTCGGCCGAGGCCGCCGACTGTGTCACCGACGGTCGCGACGACCGGGGCATCGACGCCATCGCGTTCTCACGCGAGACCCCCGAGATCTGGCTGATCCATGCGAAGTGGAGCTACCGCGGTAGGGCTCGACTCGCCACCGCGGACATCCTGAAATTGATCGAGGGGCTGAACCGACTCACCGAGCTGCAGTACGACAAGTTCAACCCACGGTTCCAGCGGCTGGCCGAACGCGTGGACAAGGTCCTCCTCTCGCCCGGCTGCAAGATCCACCTCGTGGTTGCCGTGGCTGGTGACGGCCACTTGTCGGCCGACGTCTCCTCCCTCCTCTCGGACGCAGCGAGCGCGTACAACGAGCTCGGAGACATCGTCGACTCACAGGTCCTCGACATCGCGGACTTCCATTCCGCGATTCTCAGCGAAACGGCTCCTCCACCGATCGATCTCGCCCTGACCTTCACCGGCGGCTTCCACCTGGCGACGCAGCCGCACGTCTCGTACACGGGCATGGTGTCGGCTGCCGAGCCGGCCGACTGGTACGCCCAATTCGGAGCCAGGCTCTACGAGGACAACATCCGGCGCTACCTGGGCCCCACCTCGGTCAACCGCGCCATCAGCGCGACCCTTGCCGAGGATCCGCAGACCTTCGGGTACTACAACAACGGCATCACGGTGCTGTGCGACTCCGTAAGCGCCGCCCCCTTGTTCTCCGGCCGTCGGCCTGCCCGGCTCACCCTGCACAACGCGCGCGTCGTCAACGGCGCCCAGACGATCACCTCCATCGCCCACGCCCACCAGAACGACCCAGATGCGGTCGCGCAGGCGTGCGTACTCGTCCGAGTCATCCGCGTCGGTGACGCCGACAAGGGACTGGCCGCGCGTATCACGGCAGCCGGTAACGCGCAGAACCGCGTGGAATCCCGGGACTTCATCGCTCTTGATTCCAAACAGGCCTTCATTCGGGCGGATTTCCGGGTATCCCTCGGGAAGGATTACGTGTATCGGCGAGGAGCGCTCGCACCAGTGGGTGAAGCCGGATGCACCGTGGACGAGGCCGCGACCGCACTCGCATGCGCGCATCCCGATGCGACCCTGGTCGCCAGGCTCCGGAGCGACAGCTCGTCGTTGTGGGATCCGGCACCGGACGGTGGGTACGCGCGACTTTTTGAACCCCGGCCGCCGGCGCGGGAGATCTGGCGTGCGGTCCAGCTCGTCCGCAAGGTGAACGAGTCGCTGCACGCGACGGCTCCCGGTCTCGGCGGCCACGCCGCCGCGGTCTGCGATCGCGGGAGCCTCCTGGTCGCCCACGTCGTGTTCCGCGCCGTTGGCCCCATCGACACGGACGAGCCCGGCGCCGAGTGGGAGGACCGGATGGCCTCCGTACCGGAACTCACCCACCGAGTCCTGTTGCACCTCGCCCACGCGGTTCAGGCGCTGTTCAGCCGCCATACCTTCCTGAATAGCGTGTTCGCCAGTCCAGTGCGATGCCGCGACCTGGCAGCCGCCGTCCTCCATTCCCTCCACACCGGCCAGGATTCCTTCCCCGAACCTGAGGTCCCTGCGCGTCGCCTTCGTAGGCCGAACAGCGTTCCACTGCTGGTGGCTCACGAACGGATCCTGGACGGAACCCAGGTTGTCTACCGCCCCGGCCCGACAGAGGAATCCACACTCGGCGCATGGCTCAATGCCGACCCCCGCCGCTTCCTCGCCACCTGGGTGAACGACACCCGCCGTCCCCTGGTCTGGGCAGCCGACGGCAAGCAGTACTCCCCCACCGGACTGGTTCGGCTCATCTGGGACCAGGCCGAATGGCGGGAGGCGCCGGTCGCCGTGGCCGGGGCCAGCCGCTGGCTGGTCCCGGGTGAAGGGACACTGGATGAGCTCGCACGCGAGCTCTTCGAGATCTCGCACGGCTCGGAAGCCTCGGAGAGTCCGGAGACGGACGACCGTGACGGCCGCTGA
- a CDS encoding glycoside hydrolase family 38 C-terminal domain-containing protein — MHDDRSVTEHRLRRTLTERIKPAVHSRAVPLTVERWEAPGEPVPVAEALSAAYGPCAIGEPWGPAWGTTWFKVTGVVPADWAGRTVEAVLDLGFDRMMPGFQCEGLVHRADGGEVKALNPYNDWVRVADRAAGGEHVEWYVEAASNPILVDHRPTQEGDRLTSGDQPLYRLARMDLTVFETEVWELVQDLEVLYDLMTQLDPGEARRYTILRAVDAALDEVDPADVPGTAPAARACLAGVLAAPAHASAHRISAVGHAHIDSAWLWPLRETVRKVSRTTSNMVALMDAHPDFVFAMSQAQQLDWIKTHRPELFERIKKKVADGQFVPVGGMWVESDTNMVGGEAMARQFLYGKKFFLDEFGIETKNVWLPDSFGYTAALPQIVKLSGSRWFLTQKISWSQINAFPHHTFWWEGIDGSRVFTHFPPVDTYNSDLGGAQLAHAARNYREKGRGSRSLVPFGWGDGGGGPTREHLARARRQRDLEGSPRVEVERPDAFFEKAHAEYEDAPVWAGELYLELHRGTYTSQAKTKQGNRRGESLLREAELWAATAAVRVPGFGYPYEELERLWKTVLLHQFHDILPGSSIAWVHREARQTYARVHAELSALTLAAQSALAGPGQERLVFNCAPHTRRGIPAGGACRPTDTEGPVTVEDRAGGGHVLANGRLRLEIDGRGLLVSAYDVQERREALAPGAAANLLQIHPDLPNMWDAWDIDAFYRNKVTDLVALDAMEVTESGPASVTVTVDRSFGSSTVRQSLTLRAGARTVDMVTEVDWHETEKFLKVACPLDVKAERTAAETQFGHVYRATHTNTSWEAAKFEICAHRWIHAEEPGWGVALLNDSTYGHDVTRAMRPDGGQTTTVRLSLLRAPRYPDPETDQGRHTLRHCLAPGATIGDAVREGHALNLPEREVRGAGPVAPLLTVDNDAVVVEAVKLAEDRGGDVIVRLYESRGGRAVATLTPGFTATAAVESDLLERPLEGGAVSAPGPDGTVPLTLRPFQIVTLRLHRA, encoded by the coding sequence ATGCACGACGACCGCAGCGTCACCGAACACCGTCTCCGCCGGACGCTCACGGAGCGGATCAAACCGGCCGTCCACTCCCGCGCGGTCCCGCTGACCGTCGAGCGCTGGGAGGCGCCCGGGGAGCCCGTGCCCGTCGCCGAGGCGTTGTCCGCCGCGTACGGGCCCTGCGCCATCGGCGAGCCGTGGGGCCCGGCCTGGGGCACCACCTGGTTCAAGGTCACCGGTGTCGTCCCCGCCGACTGGGCCGGACGCACCGTCGAGGCGGTCCTCGACCTCGGCTTCGACCGCATGATGCCGGGGTTCCAGTGCGAGGGCCTGGTGCACCGGGCCGACGGCGGCGAGGTCAAGGCGCTCAACCCGTACAACGACTGGGTGCGCGTGGCCGACCGGGCGGCGGGCGGCGAGCACGTGGAGTGGTACGTCGAGGCCGCCTCCAACCCGATCCTCGTCGATCACCGGCCCACGCAAGAGGGCGACCGGCTGACCAGCGGCGACCAACCCCTGTACCGCCTGGCCCGGATGGACCTCACCGTCTTCGAGACCGAGGTCTGGGAACTCGTACAGGACCTGGAGGTCCTCTACGACCTCATGACGCAGCTCGACCCCGGCGAAGCCCGGCGGTACACGATCCTGCGGGCCGTCGACGCCGCCCTGGACGAGGTGGACCCGGCCGACGTGCCCGGCACGGCGCCCGCCGCCCGCGCCTGCCTCGCCGGGGTGCTGGCCGCCCCCGCGCACGCCTCCGCGCACCGGATCAGCGCGGTCGGCCACGCGCACATCGACTCCGCGTGGCTGTGGCCGCTGCGCGAGACGGTCCGCAAGGTGTCCCGGACCACGTCCAACATGGTCGCCCTGATGGACGCGCACCCCGACTTCGTCTTCGCCATGTCGCAGGCACAGCAGCTCGACTGGATCAAGACGCACCGGCCCGAGCTGTTCGAGCGGATCAAGAAGAAGGTCGCCGACGGCCAGTTCGTCCCGGTCGGCGGGATGTGGGTGGAGTCCGACACCAACATGGTCGGCGGCGAGGCCATGGCCCGCCAGTTCCTCTACGGCAAGAAATTCTTCCTCGACGAGTTCGGGATCGAGACGAAGAACGTCTGGCTGCCGGACTCCTTCGGCTACACCGCCGCGCTGCCGCAGATCGTCAAACTCTCCGGCTCCCGCTGGTTCCTGACGCAGAAGATCTCCTGGTCGCAGATCAACGCCTTCCCCCACCACACCTTCTGGTGGGAGGGCATCGACGGCAGCCGCGTCTTCACGCACTTCCCGCCCGTCGACACCTACAACTCCGACCTCGGCGGCGCCCAGCTGGCCCACGCCGCCCGCAACTACCGTGAGAAGGGCCGGGGTTCACGCTCCCTGGTCCCCTTCGGCTGGGGCGACGGCGGCGGCGGCCCCACCCGCGAGCACCTGGCCCGCGCCCGCCGGCAGCGCGACCTCGAAGGATCCCCGCGCGTCGAGGTCGAGCGGCCCGACGCCTTCTTCGAGAAGGCCCACGCCGAGTACGAGGACGCGCCCGTCTGGGCCGGCGAGCTCTACCTCGAACTCCACCGCGGCACCTACACCTCCCAGGCCAAGACCAAGCAGGGCAACCGGCGCGGCGAATCCCTGCTGCGCGAGGCGGAGTTGTGGGCGGCGACCGCCGCCGTACGCGTCCCCGGGTTCGGCTACCCCTACGAGGAGCTGGAGCGGCTCTGGAAGACCGTGCTGCTCCACCAGTTCCACGACATCCTGCCGGGCTCCTCCATCGCCTGGGTGCACCGCGAGGCGCGCCAGACGTACGCCCGCGTCCACGCGGAGCTCAGCGCCCTCACCCTCGCCGCGCAGAGCGCGCTCGCCGGCCCCGGTCAGGAGCGGCTCGTCTTCAACTGCGCCCCGCACACCCGGCGCGGCATCCCGGCCGGCGGCGCCTGCCGCCCCACCGACACCGAGGGGCCGGTGACCGTCGAGGACCGGGCCGGGGGCGGTCACGTCCTCGCCAACGGGCGGCTGCGCCTGGAGATCGACGGGCGCGGGCTGCTCGTGTCGGCGTACGACGTCCAGGAGCGGCGCGAGGCCCTCGCGCCCGGCGCCGCCGCCAACCTGCTCCAGATCCACCCCGACCTGCCGAACATGTGGGACGCCTGGGACATCGACGCCTTCTACCGCAACAAGGTCACCGACCTCGTCGCCCTGGACGCGATGGAGGTCACCGAGAGCGGCCCCGCGTCCGTCACGGTCACCGTGGACCGCTCCTTCGGCTCCTCGACCGTCCGCCAGTCCCTCACCCTGCGCGCCGGTGCCAGGACCGTGGACATGGTCACGGAGGTGGACTGGCACGAGACGGAGAAGTTCCTCAAGGTCGCCTGCCCCCTCGACGTGAAGGCCGAACGGACCGCCGCCGAGACCCAGTTCGGCCACGTCTACCGGGCCACGCACACCAACACCTCCTGGGAGGCGGCCAAGTTCGAGATCTGCGCCCACCGATGGATCCACGCCGAGGAACCGGGCTGGGGCGTGGCACTGCTCAACGACTCCACGTACGGGCACGACGTCACCCGCGCGATGCGGCCCGACGGGGGCCAGACCACGACCGTACGCCTCTCCCTGCTGCGCGCCCCGCGCTACCCGGACCCGGAGACCGACCAGGGCCGCCACACCCTGCGCCACTGCCTCGCGCCGGGCGCGACCATCGGGGACGCGGTGCGCGAGGGCCACGCGCTCAACCTGCCCGAGCGGGAGGTACGGGGGGCCGGGCCGGTGGCCCCGCTGCTCACCGTCGACAACGACGCGGTGGTGGTGGAGGCGGTCAAGCTGGCCGAGGACCGGGGCGGCGACGTGATCGTCCGGCTGTACGAGTCCCGGGGCGGCCGCGCCGTCGCCACGCTCACCCCCGGCTTCACCGCCACGGCGGCGGTGGAGAGCGACCTCCTGGAACGCCCCCTGGAGGGCGGGGCCGTGTCCGCCCCTGGCCCCGACGGGACGGTGCCCCTGACCCTGCGCCCGTTCCAGATCGTCACCCTGCGCCTCCACCGGGCCTGA
- a CDS encoding serine/threonine-protein kinase yields MTAADFRVLEGRYQLRNQIGHGAMGQVWHGYDLELDRHVALKTIHPARLASGPRSAEEETLRERFRREARMIARLDHPGIPAVYDARLGPDTANPYMVMELVPGEDLERVLRSGRRFSVTQALSVAARISEVLTHLHAAGVVHRDLKPANIMVTGHQGVKVIDLGVAAMPGAAQARLTEDGQLLGTCAYMAPEQFDAPSLVTEHSDLYALGCMLYELLVGEPPFTGPPMVLMRGHCDLDPKPLRDWCPDVDPALDQLVMECLAKPPGRRPASARALRQRLGRILDAHAQAARQPAPFPAHGQTPPPELTGGPMVPPPLARTVGALALYDDGRFEAALPEYMSLAEEWAFVGDEARAADCRSKAAHCLLRLGDAEKALHAFSALVDLLVPSRPSDDLLLLDSQLQVALLLERSGQSRRALAALAHLYPTLLDVLGSEAPPTTEARDALVRIRRTG; encoded by the coding sequence GTGACGGCCGCTGACTTTCGTGTCCTGGAAGGCCGTTACCAGCTCCGGAACCAGATCGGGCACGGCGCCATGGGGCAGGTCTGGCACGGCTACGACCTGGAGCTGGACCGGCACGTCGCTCTCAAGACCATCCACCCCGCACGCCTCGCTTCCGGCCCCCGGAGCGCGGAGGAGGAGACGCTGAGGGAGCGCTTCCGCCGTGAGGCCCGGATGATCGCCCGGCTCGACCACCCCGGCATCCCCGCCGTCTACGACGCCCGGCTGGGCCCTGACACGGCGAACCCCTACATGGTCATGGAACTCGTACCCGGAGAGGATCTCGAACGCGTCCTTCGGAGCGGCCGCCGGTTCTCCGTGACGCAGGCCCTGTCCGTCGCGGCCCGGATCAGCGAGGTCCTCACCCATCTCCACGCCGCGGGTGTCGTCCACCGTGACCTGAAGCCGGCGAACATCATGGTCACAGGCCACCAAGGCGTGAAAGTGATCGACCTGGGCGTGGCCGCCATGCCTGGAGCCGCCCAGGCCCGGCTGACCGAGGACGGCCAGTTGCTCGGCACCTGTGCCTACATGGCGCCCGAGCAGTTCGACGCACCCAGTCTCGTCACCGAACACAGTGACCTCTACGCCCTGGGGTGCATGTTGTACGAGCTGTTGGTCGGCGAACCCCCCTTCACCGGCCCTCCCATGGTGCTGATGAGAGGACACTGCGACCTCGACCCGAAGCCATTGCGGGATTGGTGTCCGGACGTCGATCCGGCCCTCGACCAGCTGGTGATGGAGTGTCTCGCCAAGCCCCCGGGAAGGCGTCCCGCGTCGGCTCGCGCCCTACGGCAACGGCTTGGACGGATCCTCGACGCGCACGCCCAAGCCGCACGGCAGCCCGCGCCGTTCCCGGCCCACGGCCAGACTCCCCCTCCGGAGCTGACCGGCGGGCCGATGGTGCCGCCCCCTCTGGCCCGGACGGTCGGCGCGCTCGCCCTCTACGACGACGGACGGTTCGAAGCGGCCCTACCCGAGTACATGTCGCTGGCGGAGGAATGGGCCTTTGTGGGGGACGAGGCCCGTGCCGCCGACTGCCGGTCGAAGGCGGCGCACTGCCTCCTGCGGCTGGGCGACGCCGAGAAGGCCCTCCACGCCTTCTCCGCGCTCGTCGACCTTCTTGTTCCGTCCCGCCCGTCCGACGACCTTCTGCTGCTCGACTCACAGCTCCAGGTCGCGCTGCTCCTGGAACGGTCCGGCCAGAGCCGGCGGGCCCTCGCCGCCCTGGCCCACCTCTACCCGACCCTCCTGGACGTGCTCGGCAGCGAAGCTCCCCCGACCACCGAGGCACGCGACGCGCTCGTCCGTATCCGCAGGACCGGCTGA